The following proteins are encoded in a genomic region of Pangasianodon hypophthalmus isolate fPanHyp1 chromosome 26, fPanHyp1.pri, whole genome shotgun sequence:
- the ifngr1 gene encoding interferon gamma receptor 1 — MRLHILGIVTGFTVLSALRSLTHAVPAPFDVSVKCDSYGVVVEWMAAGLSEQAEFLLELKPDFGKNISVSTKYPRYNISDLLLDTAYNQYFVKVKARDGEHESEFAESQIFSFNYLKEVNITCGLEFPTVNLFPRDGKLFVEFINPLHLYRNTPALRNLRKTETLEYTVATLQSHKISHESACSIESEKCESSVSFPEEQEKYCIKLLGRIRQTCVWETEPYCHEGTLNPGPPITVYLIPVLVGFAVFLALTLATVFLVKEINKKIKEQHLTKLPLSLKTKLTYIPVNTPENPNVEPAVNISTNSTYNFQESITQSETTTNSDITTDCTEDEDVHKSSGSSELEASSSQERLYGTGAELSSSDLSTGYDRPHTLIEMSPEDKVKNYGS, encoded by the exons TTCCAGCTCCGTTCGATGTGTCTGTAAAGTGTGACAGTTATGGAGTCGTGGTGGAGTGGATGGCTGCTGGTCTCAGTGAACAAGCTGAGTTCCTGTTAGAGCTCAAACCAGACTTCGG gaaaaacatttctgttagTACAAAGTATCCTCGATACAACATATCTGACCTGCTGCTGGATACGGCGTACAACCAGTACTTTGTGAAGGTGAAGGCCAGAGATGGTGAACATGAGTCTGAGTTTGCAGAATCACAAATATTCTCTTTCAATTATTTGAAAGAAGTAAATATTACCT GTGGCCTTGAGTTCCCCACAGTTAACCTGTTTCCTCGAGACGGGAAGTTGTTTGTTGAATTCATCAACCCTTTGCACCTGTACAGAAACACACCTGCTCTACGCAATCTCCGGAAAACTGAAACACTAGAGTACACTGTCGCTACACTACAAAGCCACAAG ATATCTCATGAATCTGCTTGCTCTATCGAGTCGGAAAAGTGTGAGAGCAGCGTGTCATTCCCAGAAGAGCAAGAGAAATACTGCATCAAACTCCTGGGAAGGATCAGACAAACTTGTGTATGGGAAACAGAACCTTACTGTCATGAGGGCACCCTTAATCCTG GTCCACCCATCACCGTGTACCTCATCCCAGTGCTGGTGGGTTTTGCAGTGTTTCTCGCTTTGACATTGGCCACTGTGTTTCTGGTGAAGGAAATcaataagaaaataaaggaGCAACACCTTACCAAGTTACCACTATCTCTG AAAACCAAGCTGACATACATTCCTGTGAACACACCTGAAAATCCCAACGTTGAACCGGCTGTCAACATTTCCACGAACAGTACTTACAACTTCCAAGAAAGCATCACCCAGTCGGAAACCACCACCAACAGCGACATCACCACAGACTGCACTGAGGACGAGGACGTGCATAAAAGCTCAGGAAGCAGCGAACTGGAAGCAAGCTCTTCCCAGGAAAGGTTGTACGGGACCGGAGCAGAGCTGTCGAGCAGTGACTTGTCTACGGGTTACGACCGGCCACATACACTCATAGAAATGAGCCCTGAAGACAAGGTGAAAAATTATGGTAGCTGA